ACCAACGGTGAAGGTGGGAAAGAGTCAAGCGGTATGGCGCTGATAGTTCAAAAATTCGGTGGCAGTTCGCTTGCCAGCATCAGACAGCTGGAGCAGGTGGCAAAGCAGATTGCCCGGCGCCGGCGTGCTGGCGACCGGCTGGTGATAGTGGTTTCGGCAATGGGCGACACGACTGATGCACTGTACCGTCGGGCGTTGATGGTTAACCCGGCGCCACCGCCCCGGGAACTGGATATGCTGCTGACCACCGGTGAGCGGCAGGCGATGGCGCTACTCTCGCTGGCGCTGTTCAACCAGGGGCAGGAGGCGGCATCCTTTACCGGTTCACAGGTTGGCATCATCACCGACCGATTTCACTCTGATGCCCGAATTCAGGAGGTACGGCTTTACCGGGTTAATGATGCTTTACGGCGGGGAAAGGTACCGATTGTTGCCGGTTTTCAGGGGATGAGTGAAGAGCGGGAGATAACAACTCTGGGCCGGGGTGGTTCTGATGTTACCGCGGTGGCGCTTGCCGCGGCACTTAAAGCGGACCGGTGCGAATTCTACAAGGATGTTGACGGCATCTTTACGGAAAATCCCCATGAGTTTCCCAATCTGAAACAGGTGCCGGAAATCACCTTTGAGGAACTGACCGAACTGGCGCAAGCCGGTGCCGGTGTGATTCATCCCCGTGCCTGTGCCTTAGCCGAAAAGTACCGGGTGCCACTGGTTATCCGTTCAACTTTTAACAACAAGCGAGGAACTATGGTAAAAGCACAATCACCGATGGAAAAACCATTTGTCCGGGCAATAACGCATGAATCGGCGGTTGCCCGGGTTGCGCTGGTTGATGTTGTCAAAAAGAAACGGTGTCTGCATCAGGTCGTTACCAGTTTAAGTACCGCCCGGGTGCCGGTGTTGCTGTTTAATCACGGTATCCCCCATCGCGACCGATTTGACCTGCTCTTTTACATCCCGGCGACACATTTAACAAAGGCGACCGGCCTTTTGCAGCCACTTACCCAAAAATTGGGGGCACGGCGGCTGGAGGTTGACGACAACCTCAGTGCGGTTTCGCTTGTCGGTCCTGGGGTAGGAACCGATGCGGACATAATTGGTGAGACCTTTGCGACATTACATCAGGCACAGGTTCACATTGAGGCGTTTGCGATTTCGGCACTCCGGCTCACCTGTTTCATCCGCGCACCAGAACTGCGTCTCGCTGTTACCGCACTTTTAACCCGATTCCGGCTGACAAAGAAGTGATGGAAAACAGCAATCAGGAAGAACAGAAGTTAGCAAATCCGGCTACCGCTGCGCCTCAGTACTCGACTGATGACCTTGCCGGGATTGTTGAAGCGCTGCTTTTTGCCTGTGACCAGCCGGTGCCTTTAAGTCGACTTGCGGAAATTACCGGCGCGGATGAGGAACAGATTCGTACGGTAATTACCACTCTGAACCAAACTTATGCCGATACAGGCCGGGCGTTTCGCATCACGCGGGTTGCCCACGGTTACCAGCTTTACACCCTGCCCGAATATGCCGACTGGATAAGAAAACTGTACCAGCACCAGCGGGTCCAGCGCCTATCGCCCGCGGCGCTTGAGGTTCTTGCTATCATCGCCTATCAACAGCCGGTTACCAAGCCGGAGATTGAGAAACTGCGCGGGGTTGACTGCTCGGCGCCGCTGTTAACACTCTTGGAACGCGGACTGATTGTGACCGCGGGGCGGGCGCATCGACCAGGAAACCCGTTTCTCTATCGCACAACCCGGGAGTTCCTCCGTTACTTTGGTCTGGAGTCGCTCGATGAGCTGCCCAAC
This genomic window from candidate division WOR-3 bacterium contains:
- the scpB gene encoding SMC-Scp complex subunit ScpB, which gives rise to MENSNQEEQKLANPATAAPQYSTDDLAGIVEALLFACDQPVPLSRLAEITGADEEQIRTVITTLNQTYADTGRAFRITRVAHGYQLYTLPEYADWIRKLYQHQRVQRLSPAALEVLAIIAYQQPVTKPEIEKLRGVDCSAPLLTLLERGLIVTAGRAHRPGNPFLYRTTREFLRYFGLESLDELPNLEELSTFLAERETPDSDSTQSTS
- a CDS encoding aspartate kinase; amino-acid sequence: MSDLRWLRRKTGLRLRVPGFGAGSLRRTNGEGGKESSGMALIVQKFGGSSLASIRQLEQVAKQIARRRRAGDRLVIVVSAMGDTTDALYRRALMVNPAPPPRELDMLLTTGERQAMALLSLALFNQGQEAASFTGSQVGIITDRFHSDARIQEVRLYRVNDALRRGKVPIVAGFQGMSEEREITTLGRGGSDVTAVALAAALKADRCEFYKDVDGIFTENPHEFPNLKQVPEITFEELTELAQAGAGVIHPRACALAEKYRVPLVIRSTFNNKRGTMVKAQSPMEKPFVRAITHESAVARVALVDVVKKKRCLHQVVTSLSTARVPVLLFNHGIPHRDRFDLLFYIPATHLTKATGLLQPLTQKLGARRLEVDDNLSAVSLVGPGVGTDADIIGETFATLHQAQVHIEAFAISALRLTCFIRAPELRLAVTALLTRFRLTKK